In Pseudomonas fakonensis, one DNA window encodes the following:
- the glgB gene encoding 1,4-alpha-glucan branching protein GlgB, producing MNATTRDTGGLRQRDLDALASAEHADPFAVLGPHPDGAGGQTIRAYLPNALNVKVLARHDGRILAEMQQASLPGLFSARLTEAHPYLLQIGWAGGEQVTEDPYSFGPQLGDMDMYLFAEGNHRDLSGRFGAQPTQVDGVNGVCFSVWAPNARRVSVVGDFNNWDGRRHPMRLRHSAGVWELFIPRLGVGETYKYEVLGQGGVLPLKADPLARATELPPSTASKVAGELAHGWQDHDWMAQRAQRHAYSAPLSIYELHAGSWRCELDDAGEVTRYYNWRELAERLVPYVQELGFTHIELMPIMEHPFGGSWGYQPLSLFAPTSRYGSAEDFAFFVDACHQGGIGVLLDWVPAHFPTDEHGLARFDGTALYEYDNPLEGFHQDWNTLIYNLGRNEVRGFMLASALHWLKHFHIDGLRVDAVASMLYRDYSRKAGEWVPNRHGGRENLEAIDFIRHLNSVAAHEAPGALIIAEESTAWPGVSQPVQQGGLGFAYKWNMGWMHDTLHYIQNDPIHRTYHHNEMSFGLIYAYSEHFILPISHDEVVHGKHSLIDKMPGDRWQKFANLRAYLTFMWTHPGKKLLFMGCEFGQWREWNHDQQLDWYLLQYSEHQGVQKLVGDLNRLYRALPALHEQDCLPQGFQWLIGDDAQNSVYAWLRWSSQGEPLLVVANFTPVPREGYRIGVPFGEQWQELLNSDAELYAGSNVGNLGAVASEAIASHGQPLSLALNLPPLGVLVMKPA from the coding sequence ATGAATGCAACCACGCGTGACACCGGTGGCCTTCGGCAACGGGACCTCGATGCCCTGGCCAGCGCCGAGCACGCCGACCCGTTCGCGGTGCTCGGCCCGCACCCCGATGGTGCAGGTGGGCAGACCATACGCGCCTACCTGCCCAACGCCCTCAACGTGAAGGTGCTGGCCCGCCACGATGGGCGCATCCTCGCCGAAATGCAGCAGGCCAGCCTGCCCGGGCTGTTCAGCGCGCGCCTGACTGAGGCCCACCCGTACCTGTTGCAGATCGGCTGGGCCGGCGGCGAGCAGGTCACCGAAGACCCGTACAGCTTCGGCCCGCAACTGGGCGACATGGACATGTACCTGTTCGCCGAGGGCAACCACCGCGACCTGTCCGGGCGCTTCGGTGCCCAGCCCACCCAGGTCGATGGCGTCAACGGCGTGTGCTTCTCGGTGTGGGCGCCCAACGCCCGGCGGGTATCGGTGGTGGGCGACTTCAACAACTGGGACGGTCGCCGCCACCCCATGCGCCTGCGCCACAGCGCCGGGGTGTGGGAGCTGTTCATACCCAGGCTGGGGGTGGGCGAAACCTACAAGTACGAAGTGCTCGGCCAGGGCGGCGTGCTGCCGCTCAAGGCCGACCCGCTGGCCCGCGCCACCGAGCTGCCGCCGAGCACCGCCTCGAAGGTGGCCGGCGAGCTGGCCCACGGCTGGCAGGACCACGACTGGATGGCCCAGCGCGCCCAGCGCCACGCCTACAGCGCGCCGCTGTCGATCTACGAACTGCACGCCGGCTCCTGGCGCTGCGAGCTGGACGATGCCGGCGAAGTGACGCGCTACTACAACTGGCGCGAACTGGCCGAGCGCCTGGTGCCCTACGTGCAGGAGCTGGGTTTTACCCACATCGAGCTGATGCCGATCATGGAGCACCCGTTCGGCGGCTCCTGGGGCTACCAGCCACTGTCGCTGTTCGCCCCCACCTCACGCTACGGCAGCGCCGAGGACTTCGCCTTCTTCGTCGACGCCTGCCACCAGGGCGGCATTGGCGTGTTGCTTGACTGGGTACCGGCGCATTTCCCCACCGACGAGCATGGCCTGGCGCGTTTCGACGGCACCGCGCTGTACGAATACGACAACCCGCTGGAGGGCTTTCACCAGGACTGGAACACGCTCATCTACAACCTGGGGCGCAACGAGGTGCGTGGCTTCATGCTGGCCTCGGCGCTGCACTGGCTCAAGCATTTCCACATCGACGGCCTGCGGGTCGATGCGGTGGCCTCGATGCTGTACCGCGACTACTCGCGCAAGGCCGGCGAATGGGTGCCCAACCGCCACGGCGGGCGCGAGAACCTCGAAGCCATCGACTTCATCCGCCACCTCAACAGCGTGGCCGCCCATGAAGCGCCCGGCGCACTGATCATCGCCGAGGAGTCCACCGCCTGGCCCGGGGTCAGCCAGCCGGTGCAGCAGGGCGGGCTGGGCTTTGCCTACAAGTGGAACATGGGCTGGATGCACGACACCCTGCACTACATCCAGAACGACCCGATCCACCGCACCTACCACCACAACGAGATGAGCTTCGGGCTGATCTACGCCTATTCCGAGCACTTCATCCTGCCCATCTCCCACGACGAGGTGGTGCACGGCAAGCACTCGCTGATCGACAAGATGCCCGGCGACCGCTGGCAGAAGTTCGCCAACCTGCGCGCCTACCTCACCTTCATGTGGACCCACCCGGGCAAGAAGCTGTTGTTCATGGGCTGCGAGTTCGGCCAGTGGCGCGAGTGGAACCACGACCAGCAACTGGACTGGTACCTGCTGCAGTACTCCGAGCACCAGGGCGTGCAAAAGCTGGTGGGCGACCTCAACCGCCTGTACCGCGCGCTGCCGGCGCTGCACGAGCAGGACTGCCTGCCCCAGGGCTTCCAGTGGCTGATTGGCGATGATGCGCAAAACAGCGTGTACGCCTGGTTGCGCTGGAGCAGCCAGGGCGAGCCGCTGCTGGTGGTGGCCAACTTCACCCCGGTGCCGCGCGAGGGTTACCGCATCGGCGTGCCGTTCGGCGAGCAGTGGCAGGAGCTGCTCAACAGCGACGCCGAGCTGTATGCCGGCTCCAACGTCGGCAACCTCGGCGCTGTGGCCAGTGAGGCCATCGCCAGCCACGGCCAGCCGCTGTCGCTGGCGCTGAACCTGCCGCCGTTGGGAGTGTTGGTGATGAAGCCGGCCTGA
- the glgX gene encoding glycogen debranching protein GlgX, producing MSPRTPKKTRSVAPSRIREGLPFPLGATWDGLGVNFALFSANATKVELCLFDSSGEHELERIELPEYTDEIYHGYLPDAHPGLVYGYRVYGPYEPQNGHRFNPNKLLIDPYAKQLVGSLKWSEALFGYTIGHPDGDLSFDERDSAPFVPKCKVIDPAFTWGRDQRVSVPWERTIIYEAHTRGISMRHPGVPEHLRGTFAGLANDELLGHIKELGVSSIELLPIHAFVNDQHLLDKGLNNYWGYNSIAFFAPHPRYLASGKIAEFKEMVAHLHDAGLEVILDVVYNHTAEGNERGPTLSMRGIDNASYYRLMPEDKRYYINDSGTGNTLDLSHPCVLQLVTDSLRYWAGEMHVDGFRFDLATILGRYHDGYSERHGFLVACRQDPMLSQVKLIAEPWDCGPGGYQVGNFAPGWAEWNDRFRDTVRSFWKGDEGMLADFAARITASGDLFNNRGRRPYSSINFVTAHDGFTLRDLVSYNDKHNEDNDENNQDGTHNNLSWNCGVEGPTDDPAINALRMRQMRNYFATLLLAQGTPMIVAGDEFSRTQHGNNNAYCQDSEIGWVNWDLDQDGTELMAFVKRLTRLRLAYPILRRSRFLVGDYNEAIGVKDVTWLAPDGSEMSVEQWEDPHGRCLGMLMDGRAQESGIARPGAEATMLLIVNAYHDVVPFKLPAVPEGDYWSLLVDTDRPQLRKAQHLAFDSLFEVQGRALLLLVLQREEE from the coding sequence ATGAGCCCCCGCACCCCGAAGAAAACCCGCTCCGTCGCCCCGTCGCGCATCCGCGAAGGCCTGCCCTTCCCGCTGGGCGCCACCTGGGACGGCCTGGGGGTCAACTTCGCCCTGTTCTCGGCCAACGCCACCAAGGTCGAACTGTGCCTGTTCGACTCAAGCGGCGAACACGAGCTCGAGCGCATCGAGCTGCCCGAGTACACCGACGAGATCTACCACGGCTACCTGCCCGACGCGCATCCCGGGCTGGTCTATGGCTACCGGGTATACGGCCCGTACGAGCCGCAGAACGGCCACCGCTTCAACCCCAACAAGCTGCTGATCGACCCCTACGCCAAGCAGCTGGTGGGCAGCCTGAAATGGTCCGAGGCGCTGTTTGGCTACACCATCGGCCACCCCGATGGCGACCTGTCGTTCGATGAGCGCGACAGCGCGCCGTTCGTGCCCAAGTGCAAGGTCATCGACCCGGCGTTCACCTGGGGGCGCGACCAGCGTGTGTCTGTTCCGTGGGAACGCACGATCATCTACGAGGCCCACACCCGCGGCATCAGCATGCGCCACCCCGGCGTGCCGGAGCACCTGCGCGGCACTTTCGCAGGGCTGGCCAACGACGAGCTGCTGGGGCATATCAAGGAGCTGGGGGTTTCGAGCATCGAGCTGCTGCCGATCCATGCCTTCGTCAACGACCAGCACCTGCTGGACAAGGGCCTGAACAACTACTGGGGCTACAACAGCATCGCGTTCTTTGCCCCGCACCCGCGCTACCTGGCCAGCGGCAAGATCGCCGAGTTCAAGGAGATGGTCGCGCACCTGCATGACGCGGGCCTGGAGGTGATCCTGGATGTGGTCTACAACCACACCGCCGAAGGCAACGAGCGCGGCCCGACCCTGTCGATGCGCGGCATCGACAACGCCTCGTACTACCGGCTGATGCCCGAAGACAAACGCTACTACATCAACGACTCGGGCACCGGCAACACCTTGGACCTGAGCCACCCCTGCGTGCTGCAACTGGTCACCGACTCGCTGCGCTACTGGGCCGGCGAAATGCACGTGGACGGTTTTCGCTTCGACCTGGCGACCATCCTTGGCCGCTACCACGACGGCTACAGCGAACGGCACGGCTTTCTCGTAGCCTGCCGCCAGGACCCGATGCTCAGCCAGGTCAAATTGATCGCCGAGCCCTGGGACTGTGGCCCGGGCGGCTACCAGGTGGGCAACTTCGCCCCCGGCTGGGCGGAGTGGAATGATCGCTTCCGCGACACCGTGCGCAGCTTCTGGAAGGGCGATGAAGGCATGCTCGCCGACTTTGCCGCGCGCATCACAGCCTCCGGCGACTTGTTCAACAACCGTGGCCGGCGCCCGTACAGCTCGATCAACTTCGTCACCGCCCACGACGGCTTCACCCTGCGCGACCTGGTGTCGTACAACGACAAGCACAACGAGGACAACGACGAGAACAACCAGGACGGCACCCACAACAACCTGTCGTGGAACTGCGGCGTCGAAGGCCCCACCGACGACCCGGCGATCAACGCCCTGCGCATGCGCCAGATGCGCAACTACTTCGCCACCCTGCTGCTGGCCCAGGGCACGCCGATGATCGTTGCCGGCGACGAGTTCAGCCGCACCCAGCACGGCAACAACAACGCCTACTGCCAGGACAGCGAGATCGGCTGGGTGAACTGGGACCTGGACCAGGACGGCACCGAACTGATGGCCTTCGTCAAGCGCCTGACCCGGCTGCGCCTGGCCTACCCGATTCTGCGCCGCTCGCGCTTTCTGGTGGGCGACTACAACGAGGCCATCGGCGTGAAGGACGTCACCTGGCTGGCCCCGGACGGCAGCGAGATGAGCGTCGAGCAGTGGGAAGACCCGCACGGGCGCTGCCTGGGCATGCTGATGGACGGCCGCGCCCAGGAAAGCGGCATCGCCCGGCCCGGCGCCGAGGCGACCATGCTGTTGATCGTCAACGCCTACCACGACGTGGTGCCGTTCAAGCTGCCGGCCGTGCCTGAAGGTGACTACTGGAGCCTGCTGGTGGACACCGACCGGCCGCAACTGCGCAAGGCCCAGCACCTGGCATTCGACAGCCTGTTCGAGGTACAGGGGCGCGCGCTGCTGTTGCTGGTGTTGCAGCGGGAAGAGGAATGA
- a CDS encoding endonuclease/exonuclease/phosphatase family protein yields MNLEAGSPGFASVSQAPPVHRVKVLTVNTHKGFTAFNRRFILPELREAVRSTEADIVFLQEVLGSHDRHATRYPGWPQTSQYEFLADSMWSDFAYGRNAVYPDGHHGNALLSKYPIIEHRNLDVSITGPERRGLLHCVLDVPGGRQVHAICVHLSLLESHRQQQLQLLRKLLDALPADAPVIIAGDFNDWQLRGNRTLRLEQGLHEAFERHHGLLARTYPARLPLLRLDRIYLRNAESHRPRILGHKPWTHLSDHLPLAVEVRL; encoded by the coding sequence GTGAACCTCGAAGCCGGCAGTCCAGGTTTCGCCAGCGTCAGCCAGGCCCCGCCCGTGCACCGGGTGAAGGTGCTGACGGTCAATACCCACAAAGGCTTCACCGCCTTCAACCGGCGCTTCATCCTGCCGGAGCTGCGCGAGGCGGTGCGCAGCACCGAGGCCGATATCGTGTTCCTGCAGGAAGTGCTCGGCAGCCATGACCGGCACGCCACGCGCTACCCCGGCTGGCCGCAGACCTCGCAGTACGAGTTTCTGGCCGACAGCATGTGGAGCGATTTTGCCTACGGGCGTAACGCGGTGTACCCCGACGGCCACCACGGCAATGCGTTGCTGTCCAAATACCCGATCATCGAGCACCGCAACCTCGACGTGTCGATCACTGGCCCCGAGCGGCGCGGGCTGCTGCACTGCGTACTGGACGTACCGGGCGGGCGCCAGGTGCACGCCATCTGCGTGCACCTGTCGTTGCTCGAAAGCCACCGGCAACAGCAGTTGCAGTTGCTGCGCAAACTGCTCGACGCCCTGCCCGCCGATGCGCCAGTGATCATTGCCGGCGACTTCAACGACTGGCAGTTGCGCGGCAACCGTACCCTAAGGCTGGAACAGGGCCTGCACGAGGCCTTCGAGCGCCACCATGGGCTGCTGGCGCGCACCTACCCTGCACGCCTGCCGCTGCTGCGCCTGGACCGCATCTACCTGCGCAATGCCGAAAGCCACAGGCCGCGGATTCTCGGGCACAAGCCGTGGACGCATTTGTCTGACCACCTGCCGCTGGCGGTGGAAGTGCGGTTGTAG
- a CDS encoding autotransporter domain-containing protein, whose amino-acid sequence MKSTSNTSRFDAIFCAVSTSLLLATPVETFAFEPQEGEPFARFLETPAVAQLSLDPLSASGLNQGMLAAFSEHMAERHGQAAPDLIASQWAQFFPGAPRPGGREPAQLEAPSQQMMVGPDLFVRETAGGNVHRAGIFVGHNNLQSSFNGMRPLLGDKQRNAVNLSGESLGVYWSMTHEQGWHVDAVAMGTRIDVNGRSESGQRVDDSGHAMTFSVEGGFPIGLGGSWVIEPQAQLINQQFFPGNQAQEQTLQAFDSQPSWSGRVGAKLSGRYEVRGMPIEPYVRTNVWYDFSNYDTVKLDQVDKISSSRSSATVELGLGLVARVTPNVALFVSADYSSDVDDNDLNGLIGSLGVRMRW is encoded by the coding sequence ATGAAAAGCACTTCGAACACCTCGCGTTTCGACGCCATTTTCTGCGCGGTTTCCACGTCGCTGCTCCTCGCAACCCCTGTGGAAACCTTCGCCTTCGAACCCCAGGAGGGCGAGCCCTTCGCGCGCTTTCTGGAAACACCCGCGGTAGCGCAGCTATCCCTCGACCCGCTGAGCGCCAGCGGCCTGAACCAGGGCATGCTGGCGGCGTTCAGCGAGCACATGGCCGAGCGCCACGGCCAGGCCGCCCCGGACCTGATCGCCAGCCAGTGGGCGCAGTTCTTCCCAGGCGCGCCACGCCCGGGTGGCCGGGAGCCGGCGCAACTGGAGGCGCCCAGCCAGCAGATGATGGTCGGACCGGACCTGTTCGTGCGGGAAACCGCTGGCGGCAACGTGCACCGCGCGGGGATCTTCGTTGGCCACAACAACCTGCAGAGCAGCTTCAACGGCATGCGCCCGCTGCTGGGCGACAAGCAGCGCAACGCAGTGAACCTGAGTGGCGAGAGCCTGGGGGTGTACTGGAGCATGACCCATGAGCAGGGCTGGCATGTGGACGCCGTGGCCATGGGCACGCGCATCGACGTGAACGGCCGCAGCGAGAGCGGCCAGCGGGTGGACGACAGCGGCCACGCCATGACCTTTTCGGTCGAAGGCGGCTTCCCCATCGGCCTGGGCGGCAGCTGGGTGATCGAGCCCCAGGCACAGTTGATCAACCAGCAGTTCTTCCCCGGCAACCAGGCCCAGGAACAGACCCTGCAGGCGTTCGACAGCCAGCCTAGCTGGAGCGGCCGGGTGGGGGCGAAACTGTCCGGGCGCTACGAAGTGCGCGGCATGCCCATCGAACCTTACGTGCGCACCAACGTGTGGTACGACTTCAGCAACTACGACACGGTGAAGCTCGACCAGGTGGACAAGATCTCCAGCTCGCGCAGTTCAGCCACGGTGGAATTGGGCTTGGGGTTGGTGGCGCGGGTTACGCCCAATGTGGCGCTGTTCGTCAGCGCCGATTACAGCAGTGACGTGGATGACAATGACCTGAACGGGTTGATTGGCAGTTTGGGGGTGCGGATGCGCTGGTAG
- the treS gene encoding maltose alpha-D-glucosyltransferase, with the protein MAKRSRPAAFIDDPLWYKDAVIYQLHIKSFFDSNNDGIGDFAGLISKLDYIAELGVNTLWLLPFYPSPRRDDGYDIGEYKAVHPDYGSMADARRFIAEAHKRNLRVITELVINHTSDQHPWFQRARHAKRGSKARDFYVWSDDDQKYDGTRIIFLDTEKSNWTWDPVAGQYFWHRFYSHQPDLNFDNPQVMKAVIDVMRFWLDIGVDGLRLDAIPYLIERDGTNNENLPETHAVLKAIRAEIDANYPDRMLLAEANQWPEDTRPYFGEGDGDECHMAFHFPLMPRMYMALAMEDRFPITDILRQTPEIPANCQWAIFLRNHDELTLEMVTDRERDYLWNYYAEDRRARINLGIRRRLAPLLQRDRRRIELLTSLLLSMPGTPTLYYGDELGMGDNIYLGDRDGVRTPMQWSPDRNGGFSKADPQRLVLPPIMDPLYGYQTINVEAQAHDPHSLLNWNRRLLAVRKQQKAFGRGTLKMLTPSNRRILAYLREYTGVDGHTEIVLCVANVSRAAQAAELELSQYADRVPVEMLGGSAFPPIGQLPFLLTLAPYGFYWFLLASHDRMPSWHIQATEGLPELTTLVLRKRLEELLEAPSSDTLQGTILPQYLPKRRWFAGKEAPIDQVRLRYGVRLGTSALPVLLAEIEVHSDGAVSHYQLPFGLLPEEQINAALPQQLALSRVRRGRQVGLITDAFVLEPFVRAVLRACQDGLQLPCGDGLGELQFHSNPQLASLALNDDSEVRYLGAEQSNSSVVVGASVVLKLIRRVNPGVHPELEMSAYLTAAGFANISPLLAWASRVDEGGQPNLLMIAQGYLSNQGDAWDWTQNTLERAIRDEMEPNSLEQEAHTDALAELSGFAALLGQRLGEMHLLLAAPSNDAAFQPRVSNRQDSDHWARQISAELGHALDLLAQHRASLDPDSQALVDDLQQQRQGLQQHVAQLARQAEGGLLMRVHGDLHLGQVLVVQGDAYLIDFEGEPARPLEERRAKHSPYKDVSGVLRSFDYAAAMILRSASAVDLSEAARQARQRVARQYLHQSRHAFVEAYGLATAAIPHAWQQAEGERAALELFCLEKAAYEISYEAENRPAWLAVPLHGLHGLVSAWGEG; encoded by the coding sequence ATGGCCAAGCGTTCCCGCCCGGCAGCCTTCATCGATGACCCGCTGTGGTACAAGGACGCGGTGATCTACCAGCTGCACATCAAGTCGTTCTTCGATTCGAACAACGACGGCATCGGCGATTTCGCCGGCTTGATCAGCAAGCTCGACTACATCGCCGAACTGGGCGTCAACACCCTGTGGCTGCTGCCGTTCTACCCCTCGCCACGGCGCGACGACGGCTACGATATCGGCGAGTACAAGGCCGTGCACCCCGACTACGGCAGCATGGCTGACGCCCGGCGCTTCATTGCCGAGGCGCACAAGCGCAACCTGCGGGTCATCACCGAGCTGGTCATCAACCACACCTCCGACCAGCACCCCTGGTTCCAGCGTGCCCGCCACGCCAAGCGCGGCAGCAAGGCCCGGGACTTCTACGTGTGGTCGGACGACGACCAGAAATACGACGGCACCCGCATCATTTTCCTCGACACCGAAAAGTCCAACTGGACCTGGGACCCGGTGGCCGGCCAGTACTTCTGGCACCGCTTCTACTCGCACCAGCCCGACCTCAACTTCGACAACCCGCAGGTGATGAAGGCGGTGATCGACGTGATGCGCTTCTGGCTCGACATCGGTGTCGATGGCCTGCGCCTGGACGCCATCCCCTACCTGATCGAGCGCGACGGCACCAACAACGAAAACCTCCCCGAAACCCACGCGGTGCTCAAGGCCATCCGCGCCGAGATCGACGCCAACTACCCCGACCGTATGCTGCTGGCCGAAGCCAACCAGTGGCCCGAAGATACCCGCCCGTACTTCGGCGAGGGTGACGGCGACGAGTGCCACATGGCCTTCCACTTCCCGCTGATGCCGCGCATGTACATGGCCCTGGCCATGGAAGACCGCTTCCCGATCACCGACATCCTGCGCCAGACCCCGGAAATCCCGGCCAACTGCCAGTGGGCGATCTTCTTGCGCAACCACGATGAGCTGACCCTGGAGATGGTCACCGACCGCGAGCGCGACTACCTGTGGAACTACTACGCCGAAGACCGCCGCGCGCGCATCAACTTAGGCATCCGCCGGCGCCTGGCACCCTTGCTGCAGCGCGACCGGCGGCGCATCGAGCTGCTCACCAGCCTGCTGCTGTCGATGCCCGGCACCCCCACGCTGTACTACGGCGACGAGCTGGGCATGGGCGATAACATCTACCTCGGTGACCGCGATGGCGTGCGCACCCCCATGCAGTGGTCGCCCGACCGCAACGGCGGTTTTTCCAAGGCCGACCCGCAGCGCCTGGTGCTGCCGCCGATCATGGACCCGCTGTACGGCTACCAGACCATCAACGTCGAAGCCCAGGCCCACGATCCGCATTCGCTGCTGAACTGGAACCGCCGCCTGCTGGCGGTGCGCAAGCAGCAAAAGGCCTTCGGCCGCGGCACCCTGAAAATGCTCACCCCCAGCAACCGGCGCATCCTCGCCTACCTTCGCGAGTACACAGGCGTCGATGGCCACACCGAGATCGTGCTGTGCGTGGCCAACGTCTCGCGCGCGGCGCAGGCGGCGGAGCTGGAGCTTTCGCAATACGCAGACAGGGTGCCGGTGGAAATGCTCGGCGGCAGCGCGTTCCCGCCCATCGGCCAGTTGCCGTTCCTGCTCACCCTGGCGCCCTACGGTTTCTACTGGTTCCTGTTGGCCTCCCACGACCGCATGCCCAGCTGGCACATCCAGGCCACCGAGGGCCTGCCAGAGCTCACCACCCTGGTGCTGCGCAAGCGCCTCGAAGAGCTGCTCGAAGCGCCGTCCAGCGACACCCTGCAAGGCACCATCCTGCCCCAGTACCTGCCCAAGCGGCGCTGGTTCGCCGGCAAAGAGGCGCCGATCGACCAGGTTCGCCTGCGCTACGGCGTGCGCCTGGGCACCTCGGCGTTGCCGGTGCTGCTGGCCGAAATCGAGGTGCACAGCGACGGTGCGGTCAGCCACTACCAGTTGCCGTTCGGCCTGCTGCCCGAAGAGCAGATCAACGCCGCATTGCCCCAGCAACTGGCGCTGTCGCGGGTGCGCCGTGGCCGCCAGGTCGGGCTGATCACCGATGCCTTCGTGCTCGAGCCGTTCGTGCGCGCCGTATTGCGCGCCTGCCAGGACGGCCTGCAACTGCCGTGCGGCGATGGCCTGGGCGAGCTGCAGTTCCACAGCAACCCGCAACTGGCCAGCCTGGCGCTGAACGATGACAGCGAAGTGCGCTACCTCGGCGCCGAACAGTCCAACAGCTCGGTGGTGGTGGGCGCCAGTGTGGTGCTCAAGCTGATTCGCCGGGTCAACCCCGGGGTGCACCCGGAGCTTGAGATGAGCGCCTACCTGACCGCCGCCGGCTTTGCCAATATCTCGCCGTTGCTGGCCTGGGCCAGCCGCGTCGACGAAGGCGGGCAGCCCAACCTGCTGATGATCGCCCAGGGTTACCTGAGCAACCAGGGCGATGCCTGGGACTGGACCCAGAACACCCTGGAGCGGGCCATCCGCGACGAAATGGAGCCCAACAGCCTCGAGCAGGAAGCGCACACCGATGCCCTGGCCGAGCTCAGCGGGTTTGCCGCCTTGCTCGGCCAGCGCCTGGGCGAGATGCACCTGCTGCTGGCTGCGCCAAGCAATGATGCGGCATTCCAGCCGCGGGTCAGCAATCGCCAGGACAGCGACCACTGGGCGCGGCAGATCAGCGCCGAGCTGGGCCATGCCCTCGACCTGCTGGCCCAGCACCGCGCCAGCCTCGACCCCGACAGCCAGGCCCTGGTCGACGACCTGCAGCAACAGCGCCAGGGCCTGCAGCAGCATGTCGCCCAGCTGGCCCGTCAGGCCGAAGGTGGCCTGTTGATGCGGGTGCACGGCGACCTGCACCTGGGCCAGGTGCTGGTGGTGCAGGGCGATGCCTACCTGATCGACTTCGAGGGCGAGCCGGCGCGCCCGCTGGAGGAGCGCCGGGCCAAACACAGCCCATACAAGGATGTCAGCGGCGTACTGCGTTCCTTCGACTATGCTGCTGCGATGATTCTGCGCAGCGCCTCGGCGGTAGACCTTTCGGAGGCTGCGCGTCAGGCCCGCCAACGGGTCGCCCGGCAGTACCTGCATCAGTCGCGTCACGCCTTCGTCGAAGCCTATGGCCTGGCCACCGCCGCCATACCCCATGCCTGGCAGCAGGCCGAGGGCGAGCGTGCGGCGCTGGAGCTGTTCTGCCTGGAGAAGGCCGCCTACGAAATCAGCTACGAAGCGGAAAACCGCCCGGCCTGGCTGGCCGTGCCCTTGCATGGTCTGCACGGGCTGGTCAGTGCCTGGGGGGAGGGGTGA
- a CDS encoding DUF2934 domain-containing protein has product MMSVDEKRIREFAYQIWESEGKPEGREEEHWDKARKLAEAEALAPKAPPRKKAVAKPKAPVEPKVAALPAATKKPRAAKKPAAG; this is encoded by the coding sequence GTGATGAGTGTCGATGAAAAGCGTATTCGCGAATTCGCGTATCAGATCTGGGAGTCGGAAGGTAAGCCCGAGGGGCGCGAGGAGGAGCACTGGGACAAGGCGCGCAAGCTGGCCGAGGCCGAGGCTCTGGCGCCCAAGGCCCCGCCACGCAAGAAGGCGGTGGCCAAGCCCAAGGCGCCGGTAGAGCCCAAGGTGGCGGCGTTGCCTGCGGCGACCAAAAAGCCCAGGGCGGCGAAGAAGCCAGCGGCTGGTTGA